The genomic DNA AATTTGAACGAGCCAGGGCAATCTTTTGACGAAAACTTTGTGTTTGGACTTCAATGATAGTTGGGTAGTGTTGCAAATCTGTTGTTAGTGATTTTTAGGTTTAGTCAGGTCAATCAGTAGACCTCCTGCATGAATCAAGCAGCATGTGCCAGTTCGTAGTTCAGCAGACCAGCAATCAAATTCAAGCGTAAGCCAAAACGTCTTGTGCGATTACGATAGCGTCCAGAGAAAATGCGGAAAATCTTGAAGCGACGGATGACGTGTTCGACTCGAACCCGCAGCCGTGCCAAAGCACGATTGTGTTGCTTTCCCGCCTCTGGTAACGGTTGGTTGCGTGGCTTGTTTGTAGGCAAACAAGCTCCCCGATGCCGTTTGCCGAAGCCCTGATATCCTTTATCTGCCAAGCACAGCTGAGATGGCACGAAGGGCAAACGACTACGTTTGAGCAGTTTGAAATCATGCACTCTGCCCGTGTCTACAGATGTACAAATCACTCTTCCGGTTTCAAACTCTACTAACAACTGTGCCTTGAGCGTATGGCAATGTTGCTTGCCACTGTAGTATAGTTTTTGTTTTTTTCGGGCGTTCGATTTCTATTTCACCCACATCCACTACCATGACTTTCCACTCCCACCCTGGCTGATATAAGGCGCGCTTACTAGGTAAGCGGAACTTGCCACATTTGATTAACAAGTCTTCGACTTTCCTGACTATCCGCCCTACCGTAGTTTCGTGCAGTCCCCAACTTGTAGCAATGTGAAACTGGCTGCGGTATTCACGCCAATACTCTAAAGTTACTAATAGTTGGTCTTCCACACTCAGCTTGTTGGTAGTGTTGTAGATGAGTTGAATTAGCTTAAATCTCTACCCCAAATTCATACTTGTTAATGAATAGCCCAATCACTAAATCATGCATTTGAATCGATTTAGAGAAGCAAATTGTTTTCCTTGCTAATTGTTTGATTCTTGTTCTGAATGTCAAATGCTTTCTCTCAATCCTCTGCATCTTATATTTACTCACTTGCCGCATCTCCACTGGAAGATGTCTTTCGTAAGTTTTTAAACCATCTGTATAAAATTTTTTGATTCCAAAAGGCTCTAGCAACTTTTTTAATTTCAAAAATACTTCATCTTGTCGCGAGCCTAGCACATAAGCTAATATCTCTCCGGTACAGTGATCTATTGCATGCCACAACCAGCGCTGATTTTCCTTTTTTCCGACAAAACTTTGCATTTCATCGACCTCAGCTTTCCTCTTTGTGTCCTCTGTCTTCTCTTCTTTTTCTCTCTCAATCTCGGCTCGCTGTACTGTTACAATCACTGTATCTGTGTTAAGCGTTGCTAACACTTGATGATTCACGCTCTCTAGTCTTTCTTCTTTTTTTTAATTCATGAATAACTGTAGAGGTGCTAACCCCTAAAACTCTTGCCGTATCCCGGATTCCACTTCCATTGACAGCCATGTCCACAATTTGTGCTTTAACTTCTTGACGACGACCAGGATAAGCGTGAGGTTCTAAAGTAAAAGTGTGGTAAGGACACTCACGATTGTTACAAGCGTATCTTTGCTTGCCTGTCCGAGTTTTACCAAATTTAGAGAGGTCACATCCGTGACAATGAGGACAACGAACAGGAATAATAGCCATAAGTTAAAATATATTTAACTCAACTTCTCACTCTCTATATTAATCTACATATCAACTTATCTACAACACTACCAAGAAACGGGGAAAACTAGCTACGTTGGGCGATTGAACAACACATTTAGACAACGAGTCTCTCGTTTGGTACGAAAAACCTTGTCGTTTTCTAAATCGTTGGAGAATCATATTGGTGCCATCTGGTATTTTGTCCACTACTACAATGCATCATTACTTGTTTAGCACTACCAGTTTTTGCAACACAACCGGCGAATCAAGGTGCATGCGTGGTTAGGCAGACTCTTCTCCGGTCGCGAGCCAATGAGCGCAGGCTTCGCCCAGGTGCTCTTGGGCAATTTGCTCATACTTTTGGCTTTCCTCAGCGGTCAGGGTGTCACGCCAGCGACCGTTCGTTCCCTTATTGATAAAGGTTTGAGCCCCGCCCTCGAAGACAACCTCACCGAGGGGAACTATCTGAGCCGCATTTTCCTTCATATACTTAAAACTGCAATGCTCCAGAATGGTCGGTCGCTGGGTTTTATCAATGGGGATCTCCAAAAACTGAGCAATACGGCAAAGTTGCCCCGATAGGTCCTGCTTCAGTTGAGCATAGTGCAGCAGTAGAACGTTGGGTAGGTGTTTGATCTGCCACCAAGAACGGACATTTTCCCACATTGACCAAAATGGATAACCATCCTGCTCCAGCCAATCATGAAAATATTGCTGAATGGAGCTAGGAGGCGGCTCAAGAGGTGGTCCCATCCGACCAGGGGTGTTATTAATAATGTCGTAAAACGTCCCATTGGCATTGGCATGATGGTTGTATAAGCTCCAGACAACGTCCCGGCCATCCCGACCAATGTAGAGGTACTTCGCCTTGGGAGAA from Chroococcidiopsis sp. CCMEE 29 includes the following:
- a CDS encoding transposase family protein, producing MLVEFETGRVICTSVDTGRVHDFKLLKRSRLPFVPSQLCLADKGYQGFGKRHRGACLPTNKPRNQPLPEAGKQHNRALARLRVRVEHVIRRFKIFRIFSGRYRNRTRRFGLRLNLIAGLLNYELAHAA
- a CDS encoding transposase family protein; protein product: MEDQLLVTLEYWREYRSQFHIATSWGLHETTVGRIVRKVEDLLIKCGKFRLPSKRALYQPGWEWKVMVVDVGEIEIERPKKTKTILQWQATLPYAQGTVVSRV
- a CDS encoding IS1 family transposase — encoded protein: MLATLNTDTVIVTVQRAEIEREKEEKTEDTKRKAEVDEMQSFVGKKENQRWLWHAIDHCTGEILAYVLGSRQDEVFLKLKKLLEPFGIKKFYTDGLKTYERHLPVEMRQVSKYKMQRIERKHLTFRTRIKQLARKTICFSKSIQMHDLVIGLFINKYEFGVEI
- a CDS encoding IS1-like element transposase, which encodes MAIIPVRCPHCHGCDLSKFGKTRTGKQRYACNNRECPYHTFTLEPHAYPGRRQEVKAQIVDMAVNGSGIRDTARVLGVSTSTVIHELKKRRKTRERESSSVSNA
- a CDS encoding sulfotransferase domain-containing protein codes for the protein MNQTTIVWPKKTRELHNHHFDSTIWNNFQFRNDDIIIATYAKSGTTWTQQIVAQLLFNGREGLNISEMSPWMDLRVPPKAEKLVAVEAQTHRRFLKTHLPVDALVFSPKAKYLYIGRDGRDVVWSLYNHHANANGTFYDIINNTPGRMGPPLEPPPSSIQQYFHDWLEQDGYPFWSMWENVRSWWQIKHLPNVLLLHYAQLKQDLSGQLCRIAQFLEIPIDKTQRPTILEHCSFKYMKENAAQIVPLGEVVFEGGAQTFINKGTNGRWRDTLTAEESQKYEQIAQEHLGEACAHWLATGEESA